A window of Haliscomenobacter hydrossis DSM 1100 contains these coding sequences:
- a CDS encoding DUF5004 domain-containing protein, whose amino-acid sequence MFAFKTWSRLASVMAILSIALASTSCELFEKDDDKDDDNVKNKIVGTWQLKSLTSDPAIDWFGTPVTNVFAQLPACVKDDLVIIQSNNTYLEDEGTSKCQPSAPQTVSGTWALNPAQNVISVSRDGDTESWNLLNLGKTEFTAEYPIEEGGVTYTFKAVYVKK is encoded by the coding sequence ATGTTTGCTTTCAAAACCTGGAGCCGCCTGGCTTCCGTAATGGCTATTTTATCGATTGCTCTGGCGAGTACTTCCTGCGAGTTGTTCGAAAAAGACGATGATAAGGATGACGACAATGTCAAAAACAAGATTGTAGGTACCTGGCAATTGAAGTCGCTGACCAGTGATCCCGCCATCGATTGGTTCGGTACGCCGGTAACCAATGTTTTTGCCCAATTGCCTGCTTGTGTGAAAGATGACCTCGTGATCATCCAAAGCAACAATACTTATCTGGAAGATGAAGGCACTTCAAAATGCCAGCCTTCTGCTCCCCAAACCGTATCGGGTACCTGGGCGCTGAATCCTGCTCAAAACGTGATCTCCGTATCCAGAGATGGCGATACCGAAAGCTGGAACCTCCTGAACCTGGGCAAAACCGAATTCACTGCTGAATATCCCATTGAAGAAGGTGGGGTTACCTATACCTTCAAAGCGGTGTACGTGAAAAAATAG